In Agromyces sp. 3263, a single genomic region encodes these proteins:
- a CDS encoding RIO1 family regulatory kinase/ATPase: protein MTFLSSLDDTPSSTRSATPFGAASDSLAFQAAEPGEGQRWSTWPATIPTERGPEPRPDWLVTSAAAIDTELGVVKTGKEANLELIERAIPDAPPDVPGNRVLLAAKRYRTSEHSDFHRSAIYTEGRGLRRTRDVRAVAKGTSFGRAVARVQWAYAEFDALTRLTELGASVPYPVQVHDTEVLMEFIGDGRVAAPRLAQVRADAAELRELFHQVVDFMRLLARAGLAHGDLSPYNLLVHHGRVVAIDLPQIVDLVSNPQGFDLLHRDCVNVCDWFTRQRLECDAEELFGELVGEVGF from the coding sequence GTGACCTTCCTCTCGTCGCTCGACGACACCCCCTCGAGCACCCGTTCCGCCACGCCGTTCGGCGCGGCATCCGACTCCCTCGCATTCCAGGCCGCCGAGCCCGGCGAGGGACAGCGCTGGTCCACCTGGCCGGCGACCATCCCCACCGAGCGCGGCCCCGAACCCCGCCCCGACTGGCTCGTCACCTCCGCCGCCGCGATCGACACCGAGCTCGGCGTCGTCAAGACCGGCAAGGAGGCGAACCTCGAGCTGATCGAGCGCGCGATCCCGGATGCCCCGCCCGACGTGCCGGGCAACCGCGTGCTGCTCGCCGCGAAGCGGTATCGCACGAGCGAGCACTCCGACTTCCACCGTTCGGCGATCTACACCGAGGGCCGTGGCCTGCGTCGCACCCGCGACGTGCGCGCCGTGGCCAAGGGCACCTCGTTCGGTCGCGCGGTCGCCCGCGTGCAGTGGGCCTACGCGGAGTTCGACGCGCTGACCCGGCTGACCGAGCTCGGGGCATCCGTGCCGTACCCGGTGCAGGTGCACGACACCGAGGTGCTCATGGAGTTCATCGGCGACGGCCGGGTCGCGGCGCCACGGCTCGCGCAGGTGCGAGCGGATGCCGCGGAGCTGCGGGAGCTGTTCCACCAGGTCGTCGACTTCATGCGGCTCCTCGCCCGCGCCGGGCTCGCGCACGGCGACCTCTCGCCCTACAACCTGCTCGTGCACCACGGCCGCGTCGTCGCCATCGACCTGCCGCAGATCGTCGATCTCGTCTCGAACCCGCAGGGGTTCGACCTGCTGCACCGCGACTGCGTGAACGTGTGCGACTGGTTCACGCGGCAGCGGCTCGAGTGCGACGCCGAGGAGCTGTTCGGCGAGCTCGTCGGCGAGGTCGGCTTCTAG
- a CDS encoding S26 family signal peptidase, producing the protein MTSVAGDALLTLAAIAGAACILLVVAALLFDVGIVLFRTGSMSPTIPAGSAALVREVPVGELHVGDVVTVDRPGRLPVTHRIVAIDDGGAGGARRLTLRGDANPVDDPQPYEVPTARIVLASVPGVAPVIGSMGHPAVIGGLTVGATALVVWAFWPRRRREPPPPPPVDPREPASTTATTASLVIALLAVAAATVAQAPMSASAAVEESVVQGQVLRLTAIGDPELMQRMTPGDTVAWEVGISADAPEPGTIDVGMIGSGDAGLGLVVEASWCAVRWTGGACDDPVPLLAPEPLPVDGVAQELLTMTTAEQRWIRFLVTMPVSGSDAAGLADLEVHAVGSGDEVRIGTAPGSGAGLGATGLDATVPIAAAAASACVGALLLRRARRLGR; encoded by the coding sequence GTGACCTCGGTCGCGGGCGACGCGCTGCTCACGCTCGCGGCCATCGCCGGGGCGGCGTGCATCCTGCTCGTGGTCGCCGCGCTGCTGTTCGACGTGGGCATCGTGCTGTTCCGCACGGGGTCGATGAGCCCGACCATCCCGGCGGGCTCCGCGGCGCTCGTCCGCGAGGTGCCCGTCGGCGAGCTCCATGTCGGCGACGTGGTGACGGTCGACCGGCCCGGTCGCCTGCCGGTGACGCACCGGATCGTCGCGATCGACGACGGGGGAGCCGGCGGTGCGCGACGACTCACGCTCCGCGGGGACGCGAATCCCGTCGACGACCCGCAGCCCTACGAGGTGCCGACGGCTCGGATCGTGCTCGCGTCGGTGCCGGGTGTCGCGCCGGTGATCGGCTCGATGGGGCATCCGGCCGTCATCGGCGGCCTCACCGTGGGCGCGACCGCGCTCGTGGTGTGGGCGTTCTGGCCGCGACGTCGCCGCGAGCCACCGCCGCCGCCGCCCGTCGATCCGCGGGAGCCGGCAAGCACGACGGCGACTACGGCGTCGCTCGTGATCGCCCTCCTCGCGGTCGCGGCGGCCACCGTGGCGCAGGCACCGATGTCCGCCTCGGCGGCGGTCGAGGAGTCGGTCGTGCAGGGGCAGGTGCTGCGCCTGACCGCGATCGGCGATCCAGAGCTGATGCAGCGCATGACGCCCGGCGACACGGTCGCGTGGGAGGTCGGCATCTCCGCCGACGCGCCCGAGCCGGGCACCATCGACGTCGGCATGATCGGCAGCGGGGACGCCGGGCTGGGGCTCGTGGTCGAGGCGAGCTGGTGCGCGGTGCGCTGGACGGGCGGCGCCTGCGACGACCCGGTGCCGCTGCTCGCCCCGGAGCCGCTTCCCGTGGACGGCGTGGCCCAGGAGTTGCTCACCATGACCACCGCCGAGCAGCGCTGGATCCGGTTCCTCGTCACGATGCCCGTGTCGGGCTCCGACGCCGCCGGGCTCGCCGACCTCGAGGTCCACGCGGTCGGCTCCGGCGATGAGGTGCGGATCGGCACGGCGCCCGGCTCGGGTGCCGGCCTCGGCGCGACGGGCCTCGACGCGACCGTGCCGATCGCCGCCGCGGCGGCCTCGGCGTGCGTCGGCGCGTTGCTCCTGCGGCGAGCGCGGAGGCTCGGGCGATGA
- a CDS encoding SipW-dependent-type signal peptide-containing protein → MGIHVEAPERGRRSRIWRAVLAGGLVLGVGATVTLAAWNDSEQATGSFAASVFGTESQSAGSPTYASNTTAPGATLSFAATAMSPGTSTYAWLNVRTTTTSTVGGTVALAAVANNGGGLVGALQYRAVRMASANPTSTCAAAAFTGTPAFIAGGASTYLPVTQVPASAVANPIGAAGAQLGFCFEVQVAPNAANTFQGTSATVTWQFNAASTG, encoded by the coding sequence ATGGGAATCCACGTCGAGGCGCCGGAGCGGGGACGGCGCAGCCGCATCTGGCGCGCCGTGCTCGCCGGCGGACTCGTGCTGGGCGTCGGCGCCACGGTGACGCTCGCCGCCTGGAACGACAGCGAGCAGGCCACCGGCAGCTTCGCCGCGAGCGTGTTCGGCACGGAGTCGCAGAGCGCCGGGTCGCCGACGTATGCGAGCAACACGACCGCGCCGGGCGCGACGCTGTCGTTCGCCGCGACCGCGATGTCGCCCGGCACCTCGACGTACGCCTGGCTCAACGTCCGCACGACGACCACCTCGACGGTCGGCGGCACGGTCGCGCTGGCGGCCGTCGCGAACAACGGCGGCGGCCTCGTCGGCGCCCTCCAGTACCGGGCGGTGCGCATGGCGTCGGCGAACCCGACGTCGACGTGCGCGGCCGCGGCGTTCACCGGCACGCCGGCGTTCATCGCCGGCGGCGCGTCGACCTACCTGCCCGTCACGCAGGTGCCGGCGTCCGCGGTCGCGAATCCGATCGGCGCCGCCGGCGCCCAGCTCGGGTTCTGCTTCGAGGTGCAGGTCGCGCCCAATGCGGCGAACACCTTCCAGGGCACGTCCGCGACGGTGACGTGGCAGTTCAACGCCGCCTCGACCGGGTGA